A genomic stretch from Setaria viridis chromosome 1, Setaria_viridis_v4.0, whole genome shotgun sequence includes:
- the LOC117850481 gene encoding uncharacterized protein isoform X7 codes for MPALLATILTASSSSRSPARGAAPARTCLSIAVRRPSFPSRCRRGRGKKPNPGPTAPPLLLLPRSLLPLWLDRCLHLHALAAAGLALALAASLLPAAHASSSVGARSPLDAAAYPCEDVRRYYVGLDGLAGDELRTKLAAVVSPHAALRYKDVWEALKILDAADAEHPEASSEVIEIYSQRAAPKILAGKPDGWNREHLWPRSYGLTYGPSLTDLHNIRPADVNGQLVNSSRGNKYFGECTATSINCVRPANHEAASDTETDTEKWAPPFQVRGDVARSLMYMAVSYGSGQKDGAPHLELSDSPSIQRRKMGLLSALLRWNELDPPSRSEQLRNDRVCNLYQHNRNPFVDHPEYANLIWRNPPAESSPFTGKSQKAWVNEFHYENKGKDENEIFSAIALQIH; via the exons ATGCCGGCGCTCTTGGCCACCATCCTCACCGCATCCTCCTCTTCCCGCTCTCCTGCCCGCGGCGCTGCCCCAGCAAGAACATGCCTCTCCATCGCCGTCCGTCGCCCATCGTTCCCAAGTCgctgccgccgtggccgcggcaAAAAACCCAACCCCGGACCCACCGCGCCACCGTTGCTCTTGCTCCCGCGGAGCTTGCTCCCGCTGTGGCTGGACCGgtgcctccacctccacgcccTCGCCGCTGCTGgcctcgcgctcgcgctcgccgcgtcGCTTCTCCCGGCTGCCCACGCCTCCTCCTCTGTGGGTGCGCGTTCACCGCTGGACGCCGCCGCGTACCCCTGCGAAGATGTCAGGCGCTACTACGTTGGCCTTGATGGCCTGGCTGGCGATGAGCTGAGGACgaagctcgccgccgtcgtctcgcCTCACGCCGCCCTGCGGTACAAAGAT GTGTGGGAGGCGCTCAAGATTCTGGATGCAGCTGATGCAGAACACCCTGAGGCATCCTCTGAAGT GATTGAGATATACTCGCAGAGAGCAGCGCCGAAGATCTTAGCAGGCAAACCAGATGGATGGAATA GGGAACACCTGTGGCCTCGATCATATGGCCTAACTTACGGCCCATCACTAACTGATCTTCACAACATACGTCCTGCGGATGTCAATGGTCAGCTAG TAAACTCTTCAAGGGGAAACAAATATTTTGGAGAATGTACTGCGACATCAATAAATTGTGTGAGGCCAGCAAATCATGAAGCCGCATCTGACACTGAGACAGACACTGAAAAGTGGGCACCTCCTTTTCAG GTGCGCGGGGATGTGGCTAGGTCCCTGATGTACATGGCAGTAAGCTATGGGTCTGGCCAGAAGGATGGAGCTCCACATCTGGAGCTTTCTGATTCACCAAGTATTC aaagaagaaagatgggTCTGCTATCAGCCCTTCTACGGTGGAATGAACTTGATCCGCCATCAAGATCTGAGCAGCTTAGAAATGACAGAGTTTGCAACCTTTACCAGCATAATCGAAATCCTTTTGTCGATCATCCAGAATATGCAAATCTTATATGGAGGAACCCTCCTGCCGAAAGTTCACCTTTCACAGGAAAATCACAGAAGGCTTGGGTCAATGAGTTCCACTATGAAAATAAAGGCAAAGACGAGAATGAG ATCTTTTCAGCCATTGCATTACAAATCCATTGA
- the LOC117850481 gene encoding uncharacterized protein isoform X9: MPALLATILTASSSSRSPARGAAPARTCLSIAVRRPSFPSRCRRGRGKKPNPGPTAPPLLLLPRSLLPLWLDRCLHLHALAAAGLALALAASLLPAAHASSSVGARSPLDAAAYPCEDVRRYYVGLDGLAGDELRTKLAAVVSPHAALRYKDVWEALKILDAADAEHPEASSEVIEIYSQRAAPKILAGKPDGWNREHLWPRSYGLTYGPSLTDLHNIRPADVNGQLVNSSRGNKYFGECTATSINCVRPANHEAASDTETDTEKWAPPFQVRGDVARSLMYMAVSYGSGQKDGAPHLELSDSPSIQYANLIWRNPPAESSPFTGKSQKAWVNEFHYENKGKDENEIFSAIALQIH, from the exons ATGCCGGCGCTCTTGGCCACCATCCTCACCGCATCCTCCTCTTCCCGCTCTCCTGCCCGCGGCGCTGCCCCAGCAAGAACATGCCTCTCCATCGCCGTCCGTCGCCCATCGTTCCCAAGTCgctgccgccgtggccgcggcaAAAAACCCAACCCCGGACCCACCGCGCCACCGTTGCTCTTGCTCCCGCGGAGCTTGCTCCCGCTGTGGCTGGACCGgtgcctccacctccacgcccTCGCCGCTGCTGgcctcgcgctcgcgctcgccgcgtcGCTTCTCCCGGCTGCCCACGCCTCCTCCTCTGTGGGTGCGCGTTCACCGCTGGACGCCGCCGCGTACCCCTGCGAAGATGTCAGGCGCTACTACGTTGGCCTTGATGGCCTGGCTGGCGATGAGCTGAGGACgaagctcgccgccgtcgtctcgcCTCACGCCGCCCTGCGGTACAAAGAT GTGTGGGAGGCGCTCAAGATTCTGGATGCAGCTGATGCAGAACACCCTGAGGCATCCTCTGAAGT GATTGAGATATACTCGCAGAGAGCAGCGCCGAAGATCTTAGCAGGCAAACCAGATGGATGGAATA GGGAACACCTGTGGCCTCGATCATATGGCCTAACTTACGGCCCATCACTAACTGATCTTCACAACATACGTCCTGCGGATGTCAATGGTCAGCTAG TAAACTCTTCAAGGGGAAACAAATATTTTGGAGAATGTACTGCGACATCAATAAATTGTGTGAGGCCAGCAAATCATGAAGCCGCATCTGACACTGAGACAGACACTGAAAAGTGGGCACCTCCTTTTCAG GTGCGCGGGGATGTGGCTAGGTCCCTGATGTACATGGCAGTAAGCTATGGGTCTGGCCAGAAGGATGGAGCTCCACATCTGGAGCTTTCTGATTCACCAAGTATTC AATATGCAAATCTTATATGGAGGAACCCTCCTGCCGAAAGTTCACCTTTCACAGGAAAATCACAGAAGGCTTGGGTCAATGAGTTCCACTATGAAAATAAAGGCAAAGACGAGAATGAG ATCTTTTCAGCCATTGCATTACAAATCCATTGA